TGTGGATTTCCCGTTCTTGCTTTCCATGATCCACGATTCTTTTATGTCACGCCGCAACAGCATTGTGGTGCCGGGTGGCAAAATGGTATTGGCGATGGAGCTGATCCTGAACCCAATCATTCACGATATGATTGAGACCAAGAAGAAGGTTTAAACCCACTTCAACCCCTCTTCCTCACGGCGAGAGGGGCCTAGGTTAGCGTTGCAAATACATGCGTAACGATTCGCAATGAGTCGTGGCGACCTCCGGCGCATAAGGCTCTGGGGGAAACTTTCCCCACACTGGCGCAGGCCAAGCCGCATCGTTTTGAAACCGTGCAATATGATGCACATGCAATTGCGCCACTATATTCCCCAATGCCGCAATATTGAGCTTATCCGGCTGGAACAGCGTCATTAACGCCTGACTGACCTGATCCGATTCCGCCCATAACTGTTGGCGTTCGGCGTGGGTGAGCGCGTGGATTTCGCGGATTCCGGCACGACGTGGCACCAGAATCAGCCAAGGGTAACGCGCTTCATTCATCAGCAATACGCGGCATAACCCCAAGTCAGTGACCGCATACGTGTCTTGTGCTAATTGCGGGTGCAAAGCAAAATCTTGATCTTTCATCGTTACCCTCTATCGTCAATGGACATTTCCGCCAGCATCCGCCGGATTTCATCT
The sequence above is drawn from the Thiothrix subterranea genome and encodes:
- a CDS encoding HIT domain-containing protein, with product MKDQDFALHPQLAQDTYAVTDLGLCRVLLMNEARYPWLILVPRRAGIREIHALTHAERQQLWAESDQVSQALMTLFQPDKLNIAALGNIVAQLHVHHIARFQNDAAWPAPVWGKFPPEPYAPEVATTHCESLRMYLQR